gaaattgccaaaaataacaaatatagcGAGTATTATAAAACGGAGAAAGTAAAATGCAACCAAACGACATCTTAttctttactttttattttactattaattTAACTTTCCAAGTCATTCAAGGTTCAAAACATCGTCATTAATTAGTAATAGTGCGTCCCTTTAGTAACATTATTGAATGAACCAATTTCACCATAAATGTTAATGTCAATTCATATCTTTATCTCATACCTTTTATTTcatactttctctgtttcatTTATTCTTCGTATAATTTATATAGATTTCAAAACAAAGtttaaagtcaaataattttaattgtgaaattttaataatactaaaatattgatatttataaaatatatattgagacgaatctatcaaAATCCCACatcaatataatttttctataaaacgATAGGAACTCATAGTCAAcgtttaacactaaaattcgtaaattttattGGAAAAGAACTTAtgaaaacagagaaagtatattGTAATAAAATACATCTATACGTCATTTAAAACAAAGATTCGAATACATATTCTATATGATGAGTTTTCTTTTAATTGTATTGTATTGTAACAAATTAATGATTCCATTTCCttccaaaaaaatttaatggttCCATTatgatcttttttttaaaaaaataataatcatttgaACGGGcataaaatatctttattttgttttccaATCAAcatcaatcaataaatatattGTAAGAGTATCatgtattaaaagaaaataaattataatttacattCATAAGAGTTTCATTATTTGAATAGTCAACAagtaacaataaatttaaacgaTGAATATTTaatatgtatgaatatataaaaaaataaaatacaagcgaaatcaaaattaaaaattgagaggaaaattataatatatgatGTTGATAGCTAGTCCTTCttttagtatatttatttatatcatataataatataatatgatatattaCATGGAGCGATGGAGATTTCCATTGGACTCCAACTTGGAAAGTGCACCAAGTTTTGGAATGAGGTTACTATCTTTAGCAATGGAAAGAGCCATTTGTCTACTTAAATGATGCATTTTAATGCTACTTCCATCCTTACAAGTTTCCATTAGACAAGAATTGATAAGCTTGTTTAATATGGTATGTCCCATATCCAACTGTGCCTCTAAAGATTCTATGTCATCtataacttctttttttatccAAAGATGTATCAATTCTTCTTTGCATATTGGGTTTCCTTTGATGTAGATAGCAGCATATAAGAAACAATTTTGCAATTTGACGTTGTTTATTAATCTATCATACGATAACTTCAATCGATCGATCACCTCTTGTAATTGGGTTACTCGCGATGATATACAAAACGTATCCATTTCTTTAACGTTCCATTCAATACTTGCATTGCTTTTAGCTAAAAGGGTAATAGCAAGTGGAAGACCCCCACACACTTGATACAATACTTTCTTAACATAGCACAATTGTTGAGAATCTAAAACACCATATCCTCCTACCCCTATATGATGGTGAAACAATTCCCAACTCTCTTCCGGTGAGAGTGACTCAAGTTTAATTACCTTCTGACAACCAAATAAACGACATATATCTAATGACCGTGACATCAAAATCAATTTGCATTGTCGAGGAATAATACCAACATCTTCTAGTCGAAAATCACCCCACAAATCGTCAAGGAAGAGTATGTACTTTCCTAAGCTACATAAAAACGCGTATATAATAGCTGCTCGTCTATTTACATCCTCGTCTTGAAGATCCAATTCAAATGCATTAGCCACTTTTTGTTGCAATTGGTATATTGTGACACCAAACCCCACGGAGACCCAAGCAATAGCAACATTGACATGATCACTACATGAGATGACATTATTCATAACCCAATTGTGGATATGCTTCCCAAGGGTGGTCTTTCCTACCCCACCCGTCCCATATATTCCAATCATTGCTTCATCATCTTCTAGTATCATACTTTTTACCCTATTTACATACTTATTGCACAACCATTCTTCCTCTATTTTCCTACCTATAAATCCATCACTATTATCTACttctaattgttcattgatagcCTCAAAATTTCTTGCATTATTTAATGCATTATGAAACTTCCTTGTAGTTGTAGAAATTAAACCAATCATACTACGTAGTGCATTCATTTTCTCCGCACTGCAATGACAAAATTAGAACATATTGTTGATCATTAAATTCATAGCAAAGCGAACGTCAAAAAGGCATAGGTAATCCACTTATCAACGGCGAGTTCACTACTAAAATTAATTGTTTGTAGTTGGAGCACTCCTTAAGTGTATTAAAGTATTAGTATTACTCTTTTTTCTCCGATTATATGTGGGAcaactgttagagtatataatatattgtagGTTTTCAGTCATTAACGtgtgtaaaaataaattttaatcagTAAAATCCAATTTCAATCCGTAAATATCATCAAATGAAACAACGAAATGCGAAGACAAagtataataagaataattcaTACCTTAAGAATAATTCATACCTACTCAATTTTTGTTTACTTTTATATTTATGGATGGATAAATATCTTTGGAGTACTTAATTTTACTTTGAAGAATATTGTGGTTAACtttcaaattataaatattctattttattcttaaaattTAGGCGGAGAACATTAATATACTCACAACATGTGGCACTTTGGATTTCCACTTtagtataataaataataatacataattattaGTAGCTTGAACTTACTAAtatcttaaataattattataataatttttaatatattaactaAATTGATATTTCTTCCGTTTCAAAATACATACAACATTTGATTTTTCATGCTATCTAATGTACTGATTCAATTATtgctaattttattaaaattgctTAATGGTTGAaccttaataaataattctttacATATATACCATTAgagattttaaaaagttaaatttaaattaaatgtcactaaatatatcccactaaaaacaTATTATGTTCAGAGTCGTATCATACATTTTAGGGGCCCTATgtgaaaattacaatataaatgTGTTTGTTTCATTTTTCATAAATATCATTGAGACacgttaagttttttttttcgattAAACAAGACGCTACTTTACTTATTTAACCCAATTAACCaaagaaaacaacaaattaacaatatttTATACCTAAATTCAAGATTTTCTCTAAACAGAAAATACCAAACAATACCGTATAACCATtaatctaaaaataatattcGAGAAACACTACCATGAAGTCATTAACAAGACTATAATAAATAACTATTACTTATGAAAATTATTGACATGAATCATACAATGGCTTACGCGTATTGCTCTTTgtaataaaaatcatattttttttaatatataagtaaaaaatttgggcccttaaaaaaggggcatTGAGTCGTCGCTTATGTAGCACTCTTGCTACATAGCCGGCCTTGATTACGTGAAACTCTTACTTTAATACTATAAAACACgtactataaatatttaaaatgtctacttattatatcttgcaaaacaaagaaatagAAAGCTCCTATTATAATACACTTACTGCAAACATTTAGCTTACTTCagatattaaaaacattaactTCACTTACTAAAAACTCGTACTTTGGATATCTCAAACACATACTACACATAATTAatagttgaatttattttcaacggATCGAACAAATATTGGTTTATCTTTTAACAATTTACCCAAAATTTTATcatatacttattataattttttatgaaatacatttataaatattaaatctcgacaaagaagaacaacaaataggaacataaaatacttatactaaCCTTATTTACGATTagcaatcaataatcaataatcagcgATCAGCGATCAGCAATCAGCAATCAGCAACCATACACTCAAATATGACAAGCAAGTGTTCAAGATTTATGAATTTCAATAATTCAAATGGGATGATGCAGAGCGTTTATAAATTGTGGCTAAAGCTTGGAAATTCATCCTGATTTTTTCATGCTGCTTCGGATGAAACTCTGTAACCGACGTATATTGTGGCTGAAGCTTGGTTCACTTTACAGCTTACCTTCATATTAAGCTAAATAACGTTACGAAGCTAAAAGTCGCCTTTCAAAAGTTGAATTCTTAACGGTCTTCAAGAGtatttatgataaaaattaaaggaaaataaaataaattaatatatctaCTTTTGTTATACTAAAAAATATTATGGGTTAATGTGAATGTTTAGAATAATGAAGAATTTTTGGTGGGAAATTACATTCACTTGATGGGAATAGAAAGAATTTTCACATTATTGTTGTGGAAAATTTGATGTATGtcacaaaaatcaatttgaCTTGGTCTAAGGTTTAAGTCTTGATCAATAAGATATTGAACTTGCTACGTTTGATGAAGaccttaatttgaattttgttctTATTGGACTCATATGTTTAGATCATCGTATAAAGTACGATACGAAAAGACTTAAGATAAGAGGGGAAAATTTTACTTTCACATTATTCTTCTTTAGTCAGATTGTAATTTGCTTAAAATATAAACAatgaatattaaatataaatgcgcaatgtaataaatttaaattttgaataattcaactATTTAATCCAATTATCTGAATATTCAAATATTGAATTTCCCTTATGTTGAACTTTTTGTCTTCGCCCCTTCTTGTCAAGTCACAATGCTCATAGTTGAAGTATTAGGATACATACCTTATCACTTGCTTATGGAACCATGTAGAAGTGGAGTACAAATGACAAATTCAGTAAGATTGCATTTGGGAGcatgtattttatttcaaattatagattttaattatgaattcataatgaagaatttgaaaatgacaaggttagagaagtcattctcaaattcttattatttaattatttttataaccaTGGTGAATTTGACTCAAATACAAATTTGAATATTCTTTATTTGTAaaacactaaatttgagtcaaatttctattttcaaatgaaattctcATTTCTAAACATAGCGTAAAGGTTTTGTATATCTTTAAatatgaagactcaactcttttaaatgatgataattcaaaacacatattaattaaacaaataaattaagtaattacatttagttgtttaagttggtctaaaattatattagatataaatttaataattgatatatatgtttaagtccAAATCGTTGGAACATgcttaaatgacttaagtttatcttaaggtcGAACTTATAAGTCTTGAATTAAGTTAAAGGtctttaagataattatgtttattttcgTAATTATACTTgacctattttttattaaaattaactttgaaatattttaataggtcaaggttcattaaaattaattttgaattatttcaataggttaaaatattgaaattaagtttgttcATACGTTTGTTATtaacgtttgaatattttatttgaatttaaaatatgtgcttaaaatagttggatgattaaatatccatagtacaagctaa
The Amaranthus tricolor cultivar Red isolate AtriRed21 chromosome 11, ASM2621246v1, whole genome shotgun sequence DNA segment above includes these coding regions:
- the LOC130827562 gene encoding disease resistance protein RPS5-like, producing MNALRSMIGLISTTTRKFHNALNNARNFEAINEQLEVDNSDGFIGRKIEEEWLCNKYVNRVKSMILEDDEAMIGIYGTGGVGKTTLGKHIHNWVMNNVISCSDHVNVAIAWVSVGFGVTIYQLQQKVANAFELDLQDEDVNRRAAIIYAFLCSLGKYILFLDDLWGDFRLEDVGIIPRQCKLILMSRSLDICRLFGCQKVIKLESLSPEESWELFHHHIGVGGYGVLDSQQLCYVKKVLYQVCGGLPLAITLLAKSNASIEWNVKEMDTFCISSRVTQLQEVIDRLKLSYDRLINNVKLQNCFLYAAIYIKGNPICKEELIHLWIKKEVIDDIESLEAQLDMGHTILNKLINSCLMETCKDGSSIKMHHLSRQMALSIAKDSNLIPKLGALSKLESNGNLHRSM